A portion of the candidate division KSB1 bacterium genome contains these proteins:
- the rplP gene encoding 50S ribosomal protein L16, whose amino-acid sequence MLMPKRTKWRKQQRGRMKGIATRGAMLTFGHYGLKALEPAWITQRQIEAARIAMTRHIKRGGRVWIRIFPDKPVTKKPAETRMGKGKGAPEYWVAVVKPGRVLFELEGVSEELAREALRLAAHKLPIRTKFVARAEYGA is encoded by the coding sequence ATGTTAATGCCAAAGCGCACCAAGTGGCGCAAGCAGCAGCGTGGTCGCATGAAAGGCATCGCCACCAGAGGAGCGATGCTTACTTTCGGCCACTACGGGCTCAAGGCGCTGGAGCCGGCCTGGATCACGCAGCGGCAGATCGAGGCGGCGCGTATCGCCATGACCCGCCATATCAAGCGTGGTGGCCGAGTGTGGATTCGTATCTTCCCCGACAAACCGGTGACCAAGAAGCCGGCCGAGACCCGCATGGGCAAGGGTAAGGGTGCCCCCGAATACTGGGTAGCTGTCGTCAAGCCGGGCCGCGTCCTCTTTGAGCTGGAAGGGGTTTCTGAGGAGCTGGCGCGCGAGGCGTTGCGCTTGGCCGCGCATAAGCTCCCCATTCGCACAAAGTTCGTTGCCAGAGCCGAGTACGGAGCATAG
- the rpmC gene encoding 50S ribosomal protein L29, whose protein sequence is MKMEEIKQLPVEELKLRLEEAVDELHNLRFQHATHQLDNPLKIRLLRKDIARLKTVLREYELGIRKAKQ, encoded by the coding sequence ATGAAGATGGAGGAGATCAAGCAGCTGCCCGTCGAGGAGCTGAAGCTGCGCCTGGAGGAGGCGGTGGATGAGTTGCACAACCTCCGTTTTCAGCACGCGACGCATCAGCTGGACAATCCTTTGAAGATCCGCCTGCTGCGCAAAGACATCGCGCGCCTGAAGACGGTGCTGCGCGAATATGAACTGGGCATCAGGAAGGCGAAGCAATAG
- the rpsQ gene encoding 30S ribosomal protein S17, with the protein MENTQSAGSKVAQRGRRKTKVGVVVSDKMNKSRVVAVTRRVKHPQYEKYVRRTSTFMCHDEGNESHVGDKVLIMETRPLSRRKRWRLVEIIEKAK; encoded by the coding sequence ATGGAAAATACACAATCAGCAGGATCCAAGGTGGCACAGCGAGGTAGACGCAAGACCAAGGTCGGGGTCGTCGTTTCCGACAAGATGAACAAGAGCCGCGTGGTGGCAGTTACCCGGCGCGTGAAGCACCCGCAGTACGAAAAATATGTGAGGCGCACCTCTACCTTCATGTGCCACGACGAGGGCAACGAAAGCCACGTGGGCGACAAGGTGTTGATCATGGAAACTCGTCCCCTTAGCCGTCGCAAGCGCTGGCGGCTGGTGGAGATCATCGAGAAGGCGAAGTAG
- the rplN gene encoding 50S ribosomal protein L14, translated as MIQTYTRLNVADNTGAKRVMCIRILGGSKRRYATVGDVIVVTVKSALPGGSVKKGDLSKAVIVRTKKETRRPDGSYIRFDENAAVLINDAGEPKGTRIFGPVARELREKQFLKIVSLASEVL; from the coding sequence ATGATCCAGACCTACACACGACTCAATGTTGCCGACAACACCGGCGCCAAGCGCGTCATGTGCATCAGAATTTTGGGAGGTAGCAAGCGTCGCTATGCGACGGTGGGGGACGTGATTGTCGTTACCGTCAAGTCGGCGCTGCCCGGCGGGAGCGTGAAGAAGGGTGACTTGAGCAAGGCGGTCATCGTGCGCACCAAGAAGGAGACCCGCCGGCCGGATGGTTCCTACATCCGCTTCGACGAGAACGCGGCCGTGCTCATCAACGACGCGGGCGAGCCGAAAGGGACGCGTATCTTTGGGCCGGTGGCCCGCGAGCTGCGCGAGAAGCAGTTTCTCAAGATCGTATCCTTAGCGTCCGAAGTGCTGTGA
- the rplX gene encoding 50S ribosomal protein L24: MNVRKDDMVVVISGDDRGKRGRVLKVFPEKNRVIVEGVNFIKRHTRPSQQNPQGGIVEKEAPIHASNVMVICPKCNETTKVGVKVISDSRTGRATRVRYCNSCGEMLVKGL; the protein is encoded by the coding sequence ATGAACGTACGAAAAGATGACATGGTGGTGGTAATCTCCGGCGACGACCGCGGCAAGCGGGGCCGGGTGTTGAAAGTGTTCCCGGAAAAGAACCGCGTCATCGTCGAGGGAGTCAACTTCATCAAGCGCCACACCAGACCGTCGCAGCAGAACCCCCAGGGTGGCATAGTCGAGAAGGAGGCCCCCATTCATGCCTCCAATGTCATGGTTATTTGCCCCAAGTGCAACGAGACGACAAAGGTGGGCGTGAAGGTCATTAGCGACAGCCGCACCGGCCGGGCAACCCGCGTGCGCTACTGCAACAGCTGCGGCGAGATGTTGGTGAAAGGCTTATAG
- the rplE gene encoding 50S ribosomal protein L5, with the protein MDYKPRLLEQYRAEIVPYLMKRFGYKNVMQVPRLEKIVLNMGVGDALANRKLLDMAMDEMAVIAGQRPAISRARKAISNFRLRAGNPIGCHVTLRGWRMYEFLDRLISIALPRVRDFRGLSDRSFDGRGNYSLGIKEQIIFPEINYDKVEKIRGMDVTIVTTAKTDEEAYELLAAFGMPFMRREGA; encoded by the coding sequence ATGGACTACAAACCACGACTTTTGGAACAGTATCGCGCTGAGATCGTGCCCTACTTGATGAAGCGCTTCGGCTACAAGAATGTCATGCAGGTGCCACGCCTGGAGAAGATTGTCCTCAACATGGGTGTGGGCGATGCATTGGCAAATCGCAAGCTGCTGGACATGGCCATGGATGAGATGGCGGTCATTGCCGGACAGCGGCCGGCCATCAGTAGGGCGCGCAAGGCGATTTCTAACTTCAGGCTGCGCGCTGGCAACCCCATCGGCTGCCATGTGACCCTGCGAGGTTGGCGCATGTATGAGTTCCTCGATCGCTTGATCAGCATTGCCTTGCCGCGGGTGCGTGACTTCCGCGGACTGTCGGACCGCTCGTTTGATGGGCGGGGCAACTACTCCTTAGGCATCAAGGAACAGATCATTTTCCCGGAGATAAACTACGACAAGGTAGAGAAAATCCGGGGCATGGATGTGACCATTGTGACCACAGCAAAGACTGACGAGGAAGCTTACGAGCTTCTGGCGGCATTTGGCATGCCATTTATGCGCAGAGAGGGCGCGTGA
- a CDS encoding type Z 30S ribosomal protein S14 produces the protein MARTSCIAKMKKPQKFAVRHRNRCSRCGRPRGHLRKFGLCRICFRELAGQGMIPGVVKSSW, from the coding sequence TTGGCCAGGACATCGTGCATCGCGAAGATGAAGAAGCCACAGAAGTTTGCCGTACGCCACCGCAATCGCTGCAGCCGCTGTGGACGGCCGCGCGGGCATTTGCGGAAGTTTGGCTTGTGTCGCATCTGCTTCCGGGAGCTTGCGGGGCAAGGCATGATCCCGGGTGTGGTCAAGTCCAGCTGGTGA
- the rpsH gene encoding 30S ribosomal protein S8: MSMTDPIADYLTRIRNALRAGHKKVDIPASRLKTDITRILQEQHYIHSFVLVEDGKQGMLRIYLRYDENEEPVISGLERVSKPGQRKYVGVDEIPRVLNNLGVAILSTPKGVMTGQQARKAGVGGEVLCYVW, encoded by the coding sequence ATGTCAATGACCGATCCCATCGCTGATTATTTGACCAGGATCCGCAATGCGCTGCGTGCCGGTCACAAGAAGGTGGATATTCCTGCTTCGCGTTTGAAGACCGATATCACCCGCATTCTGCAGGAACAGCACTACATCCACAGCTTCGTGTTGGTGGAGGACGGCAAGCAGGGCATGTTGAGGATCTACTTGCGCTACGACGAGAACGAGGAGCCGGTGATCTCAGGCCTGGAGCGGGTTAGCAAACCAGGACAGCGGAAGTATGTGGGTGTGGACGAGATCCCGCGGGTCCTTAACAATTTGGGTGTCGCTATTCTGTCAACGCCGAAAGGGGTGATGACTGGTCAGCAGGCACGCAAGGCTGGCGTCGGTGGCGAGGTGCTTTGCTACGTGTGGTGA
- the rplF gene encoding 50S ribosomal protein L6: protein MSRVGKVPIVVPGGVAVTVADKRVSAKGPKGELSLDLPSPLTCTVQDGQVVVAADPSAPQAKSLHGLFRTLIANMILGVTEGFQKRLEVVGVGYRAEVVNNRLKLQLGYSHPIVFVPPAGITFETPTPTNIVVKGIDKALVGQVAAKVRSFKPPEPYKGKGIRYEGEQVRKKEGKSAGR, encoded by the coding sequence GTGTCACGAGTAGGAAAAGTTCCCATTGTGGTGCCCGGGGGCGTCGCGGTGACTGTTGCCGATAAGCGGGTCTCGGCCAAAGGACCGAAGGGCGAGCTGTCACTGGATTTGCCCTCGCCTTTGACCTGCACGGTGCAAGATGGGCAGGTGGTGGTGGCTGCGGATCCAAGTGCACCGCAGGCCAAGTCGCTTCATGGGCTGTTCCGCACCCTGATTGCCAACATGATCCTGGGCGTGACCGAGGGGTTCCAGAAGCGCTTGGAGGTGGTGGGGGTGGGTTACCGCGCGGAGGTGGTGAACAACCGCCTGAAGTTGCAGCTGGGCTATTCCCACCCCATCGTTTTTGTTCCGCCGGCAGGGATCACCTTCGAGACGCCGACTCCGACTAATATTGTCGTCAAAGGGATCGACAAGGCGTTGGTGGGGCAGGTGGCTGCCAAGGTGCGCTCCTTCAAGCCACCGGAACCCTACAAGGGTAAGGGAATTCGCTACGAAGGGGAGCAGGTGCGGAAGAAGGAAGGCAAGAGCGCCGGACGATGA
- the rplR gene encoding 50S ribosomal protein L18 gives MKNSTFKVEARARKKKRIRKRVHGTGERPRLVVFRSNRHIYAQLVDDTTHRVLTGVSSLTEALRPAVKEAKSKVEVAKVVGKGIAEKAKELKISKVVFDRGGYLYHGRVKALADGAREGGLQF, from the coding sequence ATGAAGAACTCGACTTTCAAAGTAGAGGCGCGGGCACGCAAGAAAAAGCGCATTCGTAAGCGGGTGCATGGTACCGGTGAACGGCCGCGCTTGGTAGTCTTTCGCAGTAACCGACACATCTACGCGCAGTTGGTGGATGACACCACCCACCGCGTGCTGACGGGTGTGTCCAGCCTGACAGAGGCTCTTCGACCGGCGGTGAAGGAGGCCAAGAGCAAGGTTGAGGTCGCCAAAGTGGTCGGCAAGGGCATCGCCGAGAAGGCCAAGGAGCTCAAGATTAGCAAGGTAGTCTTTGACCGAGGCGGGTACTTGTACCACGGCCGGGTGAAGGCGCTGGCCGACGGCGCGCGCGAGGGCGGACTACAGTTCTGA
- the rpsE gene encoding 30S ribosomal protein S5 codes for MERINPSELELKEQVVHVNRVAKVVKGGRRFSFNAIVVVGDGKGHVGVGLGKANEVTDAISKGSEAAKKNIMRVPLVGSTIPHLVSGKYGAGKVLLRPASPGTGVIAGGAVRAIMEAAGVRDVLTKSLGSANPHNVVKATVVALSKLVDARTMAKKRDMSLRQLFGLEETPAKAEND; via the coding sequence TTGGAGCGTATCAACCCAAGTGAATTGGAACTGAAAGAACAGGTAGTGCACGTCAACCGCGTGGCCAAAGTGGTCAAGGGTGGACGGCGCTTTAGCTTCAACGCCATCGTCGTCGTGGGCGATGGCAAAGGACACGTGGGCGTGGGACTGGGCAAGGCCAATGAGGTGACCGACGCCATTTCCAAAGGATCAGAGGCGGCCAAGAAGAACATCATGCGCGTGCCATTGGTGGGAAGCACCATCCCGCATCTGGTCAGTGGCAAGTACGGCGCCGGTAAGGTGCTCCTTCGCCCGGCCTCGCCTGGAACCGGGGTCATTGCTGGCGGTGCGGTGCGCGCCATCATGGAGGCGGCAGGCGTGCGGGACGTGTTGACCAAGTCGCTGGGCTCCGCCAACCCGCATAATGTGGTCAAAGCAACTGTGGTTGCCCTCAGCAAATTGGTGGATGCCCGGACAATGGCCAAGAAGCGAGACATGAGCCTCCGCCAGCTCTTCGGGCTGGAGGAAACCCCGGCCAAGGCAGAAAACGACTGA
- the rpmD gene encoding 50S ribosomal protein L30: MAKKTRKLRVTLVRSTIGRHWRQKLTVRALGLRKLHQSVEHADTPQIRGMIAKVGHLVNVEEL; encoded by the coding sequence ATGGCAAAGAAGACGCGAAAACTTCGGGTGACCTTGGTGCGCAGCACCATTGGCCGCCACTGGCGGCAGAAACTGACGGTGCGGGCCCTCGGTCTGCGCAAGCTCCACCAGAGCGTGGAGCACGCCGACACACCGCAGATCAGGGGGATGATTGCCAAGGTCGGCCACTTAGTGAATGTGGAAGAGCTGTAG
- the rplO gene encoding 50S ribosomal protein L15 — translation MNLSQLKPPAGSKKQRKRLGRGDASGHGGTSTRGHKGQHSRSGAKHRAWFEGGQMPLQRRVPKRGFTSPFKKEYQVVNVCDLERLESVTSVDPAVLREKGLIRKKGLPVKILGSGQLSRALQVSAHAFSKSAKEKIESAGGKVTVL, via the coding sequence ATGAATCTATCGCAGCTGAAACCACCTGCAGGGTCAAAAAAGCAGCGCAAACGCCTGGGCAGAGGCGATGCCTCTGGACACGGCGGCACCTCGACGCGGGGCCACAAGGGACAGCATTCCCGCTCTGGCGCCAAGCATCGGGCCTGGTTCGAGGGCGGGCAGATGCCCTTACAACGGCGAGTGCCCAAGCGGGGTTTCACTAGCCCCTTCAAGAAAGAATACCAGGTCGTCAACGTCTGCGACCTGGAACGCCTGGAGTCGGTGACAAGCGTCGACCCCGCCGTGCTTCGCGAGAAGGGGCTCATCAGGAAGAAAGGGCTCCCTGTCAAGATACTTGGTTCGGGGCAGCTGAGTCGTGCTCTGCAGGTATCGGCGCACGCGTTCAGCAAGTCCGCCAAGGAGAAGATTGAGAGCGCAGGCGGGAAGGTGACGGTGCTATGA
- the secY gene encoding preprotein translocase subunit SecY translates to MIREFQSAFKIPELKRKILFTLGILVVYRVGGHVPIPMVSGPALTAYIDSAMGGGGLLGLYDLFAGGALKRATVFALGIMPYISASIILQLLGAVVPYFQKLQKEGEAGRKKIAQYTRYGTVLISAFQAYGVSVFLRSIPPVETVTKTGERILLRVVSADTTGQIILFTFLTMLTLAAGTVLIMWLGEQITERGIGNGISLIIFIGIIARFPNSIFNELQQALTGNRGLLTEILLIAVFVGTVAATVVLTQGTRKIPVQYAKRIIGRKIYGGQSTHLPLRVNTAGVMPIIFAQSILFVPQTIQTFLPKSGFVESLNNMFSATSVVYWLIYGILIVFFTYFYTAIAFNPVDVADNMKKYGGFIPGVRPGAKTSEFIDHILTRIMLPGSIALAIVAIFPYFLTKVSNVSYDFASFYGGTSLLIVVGVVLDTLQQVESHLLMRHYDGFLKTGKIRGRRRM, encoded by the coding sequence ATGATCAGGGAATTCCAGAGCGCCTTCAAGATCCCAGAGCTGAAGCGGAAGATTCTCTTTACGCTCGGCATTCTGGTTGTCTATCGTGTTGGCGGCCACGTGCCCATCCCCATGGTCAGCGGACCGGCACTGACTGCCTATATCGACTCGGCAATGGGCGGCGGTGGCCTCCTCGGGCTCTACGACCTCTTCGCCGGGGGCGCCCTGAAGCGAGCCACCGTCTTCGCGCTGGGCATCATGCCCTACATCTCCGCCTCGATCATCTTGCAACTGCTCGGGGCGGTGGTGCCCTATTTCCAGAAGTTGCAAAAGGAAGGCGAGGCGGGACGCAAGAAAATCGCCCAGTACACGCGATACGGCACGGTGCTCATCTCCGCCTTCCAGGCTTACGGCGTGTCGGTTTTTCTGCGCTCGATTCCGCCCGTGGAGACTGTCACCAAGACGGGCGAGCGTATCCTGTTGCGGGTTGTGTCGGCCGATACCACCGGGCAGATCATTCTCTTTACGTTCCTGACGATGTTAACCCTGGCAGCGGGGACGGTGCTGATCATGTGGCTGGGGGAACAGATCACCGAGCGCGGCATCGGCAACGGCATTTCTCTGATCATTTTCATCGGCATCATTGCCAGGTTCCCGAACTCCATCTTCAACGAGCTGCAGCAGGCGCTCACCGGGAATCGTGGTCTGCTGACAGAGATCCTGCTGATCGCAGTCTTTGTGGGCACGGTGGCGGCGACGGTGGTCCTCACGCAGGGCACCCGCAAGATCCCCGTGCAGTACGCCAAGCGCATCATCGGCCGGAAGATCTACGGTGGGCAGAGCACCCATTTGCCGCTGCGAGTCAACACGGCGGGGGTGATGCCCATTATTTTCGCTCAGTCGATTCTCTTTGTGCCGCAGACGATCCAGACCTTTCTGCCCAAGAGCGGGTTCGTCGAGTCGTTGAACAACATGTTTTCCGCCACCTCGGTGGTCTACTGGCTGATCTACGGGATCTTGATTGTCTTCTTCACGTACTTCTACACGGCGATTGCCTTCAACCCCGTCGACGTGGCGGACAATATGAAGAAGTACGGGGGCTTCATCCCCGGTGTGCGCCCGGGCGCAAAGACAAGCGAGTTCATCGACCACATTCTGACGCGCATCATGCTCCCTGGGTCGATAGCCCTGGCGATTGTGGCCATTTTCCCGTACTTCCTGACCAAGGTGTCCAACGTCTCCTACGATTTTGCTTCGTTCTACGGCGGCACGTCGTTGTTGATCGTGGTGGGTGTGGTGTTGGACACCTTGCAGCAGGTCGAGTCGCACCTGCTGATGCGGCATTACGACGGATTCTTGAAGACCGGCAAGATTAGAGGGCGCAGGCGGATGTAG
- a CDS encoding adenylate kinase, translating to MRLIILGAPGTGKGTQASLLANHLRVAHISTGDMLREAVAQRTPLGQKVEGIMAEGKLVPDRLMIAVVSERLRAADCQSGFILDGFPRTLAQAKALDRLLERQGKAIDLVLMLEVPDAEIVRRLSSRRVCAACGAVYNLATDEAARTGICPACGGQLVQRPDDREETVRERLRVYARQTLPLRRYYEQQGKLRVIPGDRSIPEVQQVVQEAVQRLSTTTTAR from the coding sequence ATGCGCCTGATCATACTCGGAGCGCCCGGCACCGGCAAGGGGACGCAGGCCAGTCTGCTGGCCAACCATCTGCGGGTGGCGCATATCTCCACTGGCGACATGCTCCGCGAGGCGGTGGCGCAACGCACCCCACTCGGGCAAAAGGTGGAAGGAATCATGGCGGAGGGCAAGCTGGTGCCGGACCGCCTCATGATTGCGGTGGTCTCCGAGCGGTTGCGGGCGGCGGATTGTCAGAGCGGGTTCATTCTCGATGGCTTCCCCAGGACCCTGGCGCAGGCTAAGGCGCTTGACCGGCTGCTGGAGAGGCAGGGGAAGGCCATCGACTTGGTGTTGATGCTGGAGGTGCCGGACGCCGAGATCGTGCGGCGGCTGAGTAGCAGGCGGGTCTGTGCGGCGTGTGGGGCTGTCTACAACCTCGCCACCGACGAGGCAGCACGTACGGGCATTTGCCCTGCGTGTGGCGGGCAGCTCGTCCAGCGTCCGGATGATAGAGAAGAGACCGTGCGCGAGCGGCTGCGCGTCTACGCGCGGCAGACACTACCCCTACGGCGTTACTATGAGCAGCAGGGGAAGTTGCGCGTCATCCCGGGCGATAGATCGATTCCTGAGGTGCAGCAGGTTGTGCAGGAGGCGGTGCAGCGACTAAGTACCACGACAACAGCCCGCTGA
- the map gene encoding type I methionyl aminopeptidase, with amino-acid sequence MRASCRLVAEALALAESLIRPGLNTEVLDREVASFLRARGARAAFKNYMGFPAHICVSVDEEVVHGLPGCRVLREGDIVGVDIGVEMAGYYGDGCKTFPVGQISPEKERLLAATKQALYAGIAQARVGNRLSDISHAIQTTVENEGFSVVRALVGHGIGRSLHEPPQVPNFGAPHRGVRLRAGMVLAIEPMVNMGSHEVLTLADGWTVVTKDRLPSAHFEHTVAITDGEPVILTEDVTVA; translated from the coding sequence ATGCGCGCCAGTTGCCGTCTCGTCGCCGAGGCACTGGCGCTGGCCGAGTCGCTGATCAGGCCGGGACTGAACACAGAGGTACTTGACCGAGAGGTCGCAAGCTTTCTTAGGGCACGCGGCGCGCGCGCAGCGTTCAAGAACTACATGGGTTTCCCGGCGCACATCTGCGTGTCGGTGGATGAGGAAGTCGTGCACGGCCTGCCCGGATGCAGAGTGCTGCGCGAAGGGGACATCGTTGGGGTCGATATCGGCGTGGAGATGGCGGGGTACTACGGAGATGGGTGCAAGACGTTCCCGGTAGGGCAGATCTCCCCGGAGAAGGAGCGCCTGCTTGCGGCAACGAAACAGGCCCTTTACGCGGGCATCGCCCAGGCACGCGTGGGCAATCGATTGTCCGACATCTCGCACGCCATTCAGACGACGGTGGAAAACGAAGGCTTCTCCGTCGTGAGGGCCTTGGTGGGGCATGGCATTGGTCGCAGCCTGCACGAGCCTCCGCAGGTGCCGAATTTCGGCGCACCGCATCGTGGCGTGCGGCTGCGCGCCGGGATGGTGTTGGCCATCGAGCCGATGGTGAACATGGGCTCGCACGAGGTCCTCACCTTGGCCGATGGCTGGACGGTGGTGACCAAAGACCGGCTGCCTTCCGCCCATTTTGAGCACACGGTGGCCATCACTGACGGGGAGCCGGTGATCCTTACCGAGGATGTGACGGTAGCATAG
- the infA gene encoding translation initiation factor IF-1, which yields MAKEQPIRADGTIIETLPNAAFRVELENGHKVLAHISGKMRMHFIRILPGDKVTVELSPYDLTRGRITYRYK from the coding sequence ATGGCTAAGGAACAACCGATACGAGCTGACGGCACGATTATCGAAACGTTGCCCAACGCCGCGTTCCGCGTGGAGCTGGAGAACGGCCACAAAGTGCTCGCCCACATCTCGGGCAAGATGCGCATGCATTTTATCCGCATTCTGCCGGGCGACAAGGTGACCGTGGAGCTGTCTCCCTACGACTTGACGCGCGGGCGCATCACGTATCGGTACAAGTAG
- the rpmJ gene encoding 50S ribosomal protein L36, which translates to MKVRSSVKKICESCKIVKRKGVVMVICKNPRHKQRQG; encoded by the coding sequence ATGAAAGTACGGTCGTCGGTGAAGAAGATTTGCGAGAGCTGCAAGATCGTCAAACGCAAGGGCGTGGTGATGGTCATTTGCAAGAACCCGCGCCACAAGCAGCGGCAGGGTTAG
- the rpsM gene encoding 30S ribosomal protein S13, whose protein sequence is MARIAGIDLPKEKRIEVALTYIYGIGLTSSRKILAKAGVNPDIRVKDLSADDAAKIRNIIAAEYKVEGALRAEETMNIKRLMDIGCYRGLRHRRNLPVRGQRTHTNARTRRGRRRIVSVKKK, encoded by the coding sequence TTGGCACGCATTGCTGGTATCGATTTGCCAAAAGAGAAGCGCATCGAGGTGGCGTTGACCTACATCTACGGCATCGGCCTCACCTCGTCGCGGAAGATCCTGGCGAAAGCGGGTGTAAACCCTGACATCCGCGTCAAGGACCTTTCGGCCGATGATGCGGCGAAGATTCGCAACATCATCGCTGCGGAGTACAAGGTGGAGGGTGCGCTCCGTGCGGAAGAGACGATGAACATCAAGCGGCTGATGGATATCGGCTGCTATCGCGGGCTTCGTCATCGCCGCAACCTGCCGGTGCGCGGTCAACGCACGCACACCAACGCGCGTACGCGGCGTGGCAGGCGCCGCATTGTGAGCGTGAAGAAGAAATAG
- the rpsK gene encoding 30S ribosomal protein S11: MRRRARKRERVEANGVAHIKATFNNTIVTLTDSYGNVISWASAGRIGFKGSRKSTPFAAQLAAEAAAKEALELGLRRVEVMLKGPGAGREAAVRSLQAAGLQVVAIKDVTPIPHNGCRPPKRRRV, from the coding sequence ATGCGAAGACGCGCGCGCAAGCGCGAGCGAGTCGAGGCCAACGGGGTGGCACATATCAAGGCCACCTTCAACAACACTATCGTCACGCTGACCGATAGCTATGGCAATGTGATTTCATGGGCGTCTGCCGGTAGGATTGGGTTCAAGGGCTCGCGCAAGAGCACCCCCTTTGCGGCGCAATTGGCTGCCGAGGCGGCCGCCAAGGAGGCCTTGGAACTGGGTCTGCGTCGTGTGGAGGTGATGCTCAAGGGCCCAGGCGCGGGCCGCGAGGCGGCAGTGCGATCGCTGCAGGCGGCCGGTCTGCAGGTGGTGGCGATCAAGGACGTCACCCCCATCCCGCATAATGGCTGCCGCCCGCCCAAGCGGCGCAGGGTGTGA
- the rpsD gene encoding 30S ribosomal protein S4 encodes MARYTGPDCKLCRREGQKLFLKGVKCDAAKCPFEKRGYAPGQHGRTRRFRQSQYGLQLREKQKVRRIYGVLEAQFRNYFEKAVRQPGITGENLLRLLETRLDNVVYRLGLAPSRKAARQLVRHRHFLVNNRIVDIPSYRLKPGDEVKVRAKSRQLEVFHASMRRMREGRQLPWLALDKANMSGTLLEVPSRADIPLPVNESLVVELYSK; translated from the coding sequence ATGGCAAGATATACTGGACCGGACTGCAAACTGTGCCGTCGCGAAGGGCAGAAGCTGTTTCTCAAGGGCGTCAAGTGCGACGCCGCCAAGTGTCCGTTCGAAAAGCGCGGCTATGCCCCTGGCCAACATGGGCGCACCAGGAGGTTCAGGCAGTCCCAATACGGCTTGCAACTGCGCGAGAAGCAGAAGGTGCGGCGCATCTACGGAGTGCTGGAGGCGCAGTTCCGCAACTACTTCGAGAAGGCGGTGCGACAGCCAGGCATCACTGGCGAGAATCTGCTTCGCTTGCTGGAGACCCGGCTGGACAATGTCGTCTACCGGCTCGGACTCGCTCCGTCGCGCAAGGCCGCGCGCCAGTTGGTGCGACACCGGCACTTCCTGGTGAACAATCGCATCGTCGATATTCCGTCGTACCGCTTGAAGCCAGGCGATGAGGTGAAAGTGAGGGCCAAGAGCCGCCAGCTGGAAGTCTTCCACGCCTCGATGCGCCGCATGCGCGAGGGGCGGCAGTTGCCGTGGCTGGCGTTGGACAAGGCAAACATGTCCGGGACGCTCCTGGAAGTCCCCAGCCGCGCCGATATTCCGCTGCCCGTGAACGAAAGCCTCGTTGTGGAGCTCTACTCCAAGTAG